The following are encoded in a window of Nitrososphaerota archaeon genomic DNA:
- a CDS encoding ABC transporter ATP-binding protein — protein sequence MNSEETLLQVKNLKKYFPLRRGFLSSILGGPELYVHAVDNISFNIKKGEIFGLAGESGCGKTTTGRAILRLIEPTSGSVIFNGIDILKLNKEQLKPFRKRMQIIFQDPYESLNPRMTVYDILSEPLDIHKITEDPNEKQEIIARALEEVEIIPPEDFMDRYPHELSGGQRQRVAIARALILKPEFIVADEPVSMLDVSIRAEVLNLMLKLRDEYKISYLFITHDLAIGRHMSERMGIMYAGKIVEMAESEKLVNEPLHPYTQALMAAVPSPDPTAERIKLVIGGEVPNLVNPPPGCRFAPRCPKAMDICKKTDPIEIEIEKDRFVACYLYA from the coding sequence ATGAATTCAGAAGAAACTTTACTTCAAGTTAAGAATTTAAAAAAATATTTCCCATTAAGAAGAGGTTTTCTATCTTCTATACTTGGTGGTCCAGAACTTTATGTTCATGCTGTAGATAATATTTCTTTCAACATTAAAAAAGGTGAAATATTTGGATTAGCTGGAGAATCTGGATGTGGAAAAACAACTACTGGAAGAGCCATTCTTAGACTTATAGAACCTACTTCTGGTTCAGTAATATTTAATGGAATAGATATTCTTAAATTGAATAAAGAACAATTAAAGCCTTTTAGAAAAAGAATGCAAATTATTTTTCAAGATCCTTATGAATCATTAAATCCAAGAATGACTGTGTATGATATATTAAGTGAACCACTTGATATTCATAAAATAACTGAAGATCCTAATGAAAAACAAGAAATTATAGCGAGAGCTCTTGAAGAAGTTGAAATAATACCTCCTGAAGATTTTATGGATAGGTATCCACATGAACTTAGTGGTGGGCAACGTCAAAGAGTAGCGATTGCAAGAGCATTAATTCTTAAACCAGAGTTTATAGTTGCAGATGAACCGGTTTCTATGCTTGATGTTTCTATAAGAGCTGAAGTATTAAATTTAATGTTAAAATTAAGAGATGAATACAAAATATCTTATCTTTTCATTACTCATGATTTAGCAATAGGAAGACATATGAGTGAAAGAATGGGTATAATGTATGCAGGTAAAATTGTTGAAATGGCCGAATCTGAAAAATTAGTTAATGAACCTTTGCATCCATATACTCAAGCACTTATGGCAGCTGTTCCAAGTCCAGATCCCACTGCTGAAAGAATAAAATTAGTTATTGGGGGGGAAGTCCCAAATTTAGTTAATCCTCCACCTGGTTGTCGTTTTGCACCACGCTGCCCAAAAGCTATGGATATATGTAAAAAAACTGATCCAATTGAAATAGAAATTGAAAAAGATAGATTTGTTGCATGCTATTTATATGCTTGA
- a CDS encoding Trm112 family protein: MKYRLMDILACPICKKFPLELIVFDETKSRYKPKEWKCEEYCGFSKEFVSKLEKLNCEDCLSREIAEGILFCSNCNRWYPIIEEIPQMLPDDLRDKNKDLSFLSKWKDKTPLKIIEGGKPYNLIG, encoded by the coding sequence ATGAAATATAGATTAATGGATATTCTTGCTTGTCCAATATGTAAAAAATTTCCATTAGAGCTTATTGTATTTGATGAAACTAAATCAAGATATAAGCCTAAAGAATGGAAATGTGAAGAATATTGCGGTTTTTCAAAAGAATTTGTTTCTAAACTTGAAAAGCTTAATTGTGAAGATTGTCTTTCAAGAGAAATAGCTGAAGGTATTCTTTTTTGTTCTAATTGTAATAGATGGTATCCAATTATAGAAGAAATTCCACAAATGCTTCCAGATGATTTAAGAGATAAAAATAAAGATTTATCATTTTTATCTAAATGGAAAGATAAAACACCTTTAAAAATAATTGAAGGCGGAAAACCATACAATTTGATAGGTTAA
- a CDS encoding DNA-directed RNA polymerase subunit D — MVEITLLELNEKYAKIILEDIPLAIANAIRRNIINEVPTMAIEEVLVLENSSAMSDEVLAHRLALIPFISDIDNYVLPEKCDCGSKLGCNKCVVRYTLIKEANEDFITVYSGDMVPEDPNTKVIPVSKNIPIVKLAPGQKISLELYVRVGTGTKNAKWQSGIATLKYMPSITIDYEKCDLCKKCIDICAKKILFIKNDKIFFENIYDCTLCKDCVKVCPKEPPAISISEVNNSYILYIESFGFLPPLRMFKEAIKILHQKLEEFEKNIKILEGNKE; from the coding sequence ATGGTAGAAATAACTTTGCTTGAATTGAATGAAAAATATGCAAAAATTATTTTAGAAGATATACCTTTAGCTATTGCAAATGCTATAAGAAGAAATATTATAAATGAAGTTCCAACAATGGCTATTGAAGAAGTTTTAGTTCTTGAAAATTCCTCAGCAATGTCTGATGAAGTGTTAGCTCATAGATTAGCTTTAATTCCATTTATTTCAGATATAGATAATTATGTTTTACCAGAAAAATGTGATTGTGGTAGTAAGCTAGGATGTAATAAATGTGTTGTAAGATATACCCTTATAAAAGAAGCAAATGAAGATTTTATAACAGTATATTCAGGAGATATGGTTCCAGAAGATCCTAATACTAAAGTTATTCCAGTAAGTAAAAATATTCCAATAGTTAAACTTGCTCCTGGACAAAAAATTTCCTTAGAACTTTATGTAAGAGTTGGTACTGGAACAAAAAATGCTAAATGGCAATCAGGAATAGCTACTTTAAAATACATGCCTTCAATAACGATAGATTATGAAAAATGCGATTTATGTAAGAAATGTATTGATATTTGTGCTAAGAAAATTTTATTCATAAAAAATGATAAAATATTTTTTGAAAATATTTATGATTGTACTTTATGTAAAGATTGTGTTAAAGTGTGTCCTAAAGAACCCCCAGCAATTTCAATTAGTGAAGTGAATAATTCTTACATACTTTATATCGAATCTTTTGGTTTTTTACCACCTCTTAGAATGTTTAAAGAAGCAATTAAAATTTTACATCAAAAATTAGAAGAATTTGAGAAAAATATAAAAATTTTAGAAGGGAATAAGGAATGA
- a CDS encoding ABC transporter ATP-binding protein yields MPLLEVHGLKTYFETTKGYVKAVDNVSFSLEKGDAFGLAGESGCGKTTTGLSIIKLLPPNGKILDGKIIFDGVDLIALPEEILRKNIRWKRISIVFQGAMNALNPVYTVGDQIMEAILTHEDISNEEAKERVIKLFELVGIDPSRINNYPFEFSGGMKQRAMIAMALACNPDIVITDEPTTALDVIVQAQVLKLLKKLKEELNLSFIMISHDLSVIAETCNKVAIMYAGKIVEMADVVRLFKNPLHPYSQGLMNSFPSLKGPRKKLISIPGSPPNLLFPPSGCRFHPRCQYVMEKCKEEEPLLIEIDKGHYAACHLLKK; encoded by the coding sequence TTGCCTCTTCTTGAAGTTCATGGATTAAAAACTTATTTTGAAACTACTAAAGGATATGTTAAAGCTGTAGATAATGTTAGTTTTTCATTAGAAAAAGGGGATGCTTTTGGATTAGCTGGAGAATCTGGATGTGGAAAAACAACTACTGGCTTATCTATAATAAAGCTTCTTCCACCAAATGGAAAAATATTAGATGGGAAAATTATTTTCGATGGAGTAGATTTAATTGCTTTGCCTGAAGAAATATTAAGAAAAAATATTAGATGGAAGCGTATTTCAATAGTTTTTCAAGGTGCCATGAATGCTTTAAATCCCGTGTATACAGTCGGGGATCAAATAATGGAAGCTATTCTTACTCATGAAGATATTTCTAATGAAGAAGCTAAAGAAAGAGTTATAAAACTTTTTGAATTAGTAGGTATAGATCCATCTAGAATAAATAATTATCCTTTTGAATTTAGTGGAGGAATGAAACAAAGAGCTATGATTGCTATGGCATTAGCATGCAATCCAGATATAGTTATAACAGATGAGCCTACAACTGCTTTGGATGTTATAGTTCAAGCTCAAGTTTTAAAGCTTTTAAAAAAGCTTAAAGAAGAATTAAACCTTTCTTTTATAATGATTTCTCATGATTTATCAGTTATAGCTGAAACATGTAATAAAGTAGCTATAATGTATGCAGGTAAAATTGTTGAAATGGCTGATGTAGTTAGATTATTTAAAAATCCTTTACATCCATATTCTCAAGGATTAATGAATTCTTTTCCATCTCTTAAAGGTCCAAGAAAAAAACTTATTTCAATTCCAGGTTCTCCACCAAATCTTTTATTTCCACCATCAGGATGCAGATTCCATCCTAGATGTCAATATGTAATGGAAAAATGTAAAGAAGAAGAACCTTTATTAATAGAAATTGATAAAGGTCATTATGCAGCTTGTCATTTATTAAAGAAGTGA
- a CDS encoding methyltransferase, whose product MKINGFKIEIFEDVYKPSEDTFLLYDSIINNYEKSFEVGSGVGLITLKLAKKSNYVLASDISFEATKNTLYNVKQNLLNDKVDIVCGDCLSFLKNKIFFDLIVFNPPYLPSENFNKKIFDLSWCGGKRGFEITLKFLKEAKKHINEKGTIMIISSSYIINEVLNIIKKMNLKYSIKREKKMFFEKIYVVEIKKRREIKNKHNIRSYHSSSSSSSGSSSSNSSSSSNSSSSNPSSSSIF is encoded by the coding sequence ATGAAAATAAATGGTTTTAAAATAGAAATATTTGAAGATGTTTACAAACCGTCAGAAGATACTTTTCTTTTATATGATTCGATAATTAATAATTATGAAAAAAGTTTTGAAGTTGGATCTGGAGTAGGTTTAATAACTCTTAAACTTGCAAAAAAATCAAATTATGTTTTAGCTTCAGATATAAGTTTTGAAGCAACTAAGAATACATTATATAATGTTAAACAAAATCTTTTAAATGATAAAGTAGATATTGTATGTGGAGATTGTTTGTCATTTTTAAAAAATAAAATATTTTTTGATTTAATAGTTTTTAATCCACCTTATTTACCATCTGAAAATTTTAATAAAAAAATTTTTGATTTATCATGGTGTGGTGGAAAAAGAGGATTTGAAATAACATTGAAATTTCTTAAAGAAGCAAAGAAGCATATAAATGAAAAAGGTACTATAATGATAATTTCATCTTCCTATATAATAAATGAAGTTTTAAATATAATTAAAAAAATGAATTTAAAATACTCAATTAAAAGAGAGAAAAAGATGTTTTTTGAAAAAATATATGTAGTAGAAATAAAAAAAAGGAGGGAAATAAAAAATAAGCATAATATTCGGAGTTACCACTCTTCCTCTTCTTCCTCTTCCGGTTCTTCTAGTTCAAATTCTTCCTCTTCCTCAAATTCTTCTTCCTCAAATCCTTCCTCTTCTTCCATTTTCTAA
- a CDS encoding methionine--tRNA ligase encodes MISMEDFKKIELRVGTVIKAERVSGSERLIKLIVDFGEYTKQAITGLAHMYNPDFFLGNQFVFLVNLKPAKFRGELSECMLLAAVEDEEKEIAPIAPIKKIKNGSRVV; translated from the coding sequence ATGATTTCGATGGAAGATTTTAAGAAAATTGAATTAAGAGTTGGAACAGTTATAAAAGCAGAACGTGTAAGTGGTTCAGAAAGATTAATTAAATTAATAGTAGATTTTGGAGAATATACTAAACAAGCGATAACTGGCTTAGCTCATATGTATAATCCAGATTTCTTTTTAGGAAATCAATTTGTTTTTCTTGTAAATTTAAAACCCGCTAAATTTAGAGGAGAATTATCTGAATGTATGCTATTAGCAGCTGTTGAAGATGAAGAGAAGGAAATAGCACCTATTGCTCCAATAAAAAAAATAAAGAACGGATCTAGAGTAGTTTAA
- a CDS encoding AAA family ATPase, whose product MFSEELRKIASEKANEAIKLDKQGNYSMAILKYRQVVDLLFKLYNLTEDPTIKKVYYEKMKSYEERIHVLESMVEGESIKVEEAAKFNDLVLKEKPNVSWNDIIGLEEAKKSIRESIVYPVKRPDLFPLGWPKGILLYGPPGCGKTLLAAAVASEIDATFYYVDAASIISKWLGESEKNVARLFSSARKSISKNRPAIIFIDEIDSLTSIHQVEVGGETRARNQILKEMDGLSEKSKTEHLYVIGATNKPWDLDEPFIRRFQKRIYVPLPDKENRLALFKHYTKDLALSDDVDFEELAILTNGYSGNDIRDICMSVQIKVVRELFESGAAEKGMKPRLINMFDFLEAIKTRRPSVSFDSIKKYEEWARRWMAL is encoded by the coding sequence TTGTTTTCTGAAGAACTTAGAAAAATAGCTTCTGAAAAAGCTAATGAAGCAATAAAACTTGATAAACAAGGAAATTATTCAATGGCTATTCTTAAATATCGACAAGTAGTCGATCTTCTTTTTAAACTTTATAATTTAACTGAAGATCCTACTATTAAAAAAGTATATTATGAAAAAATGAAAAGCTATGAAGAGCGTATTCATGTACTTGAATCGATGGTGGAAGGTGAATCTATTAAAGTTGAGGAAGCGGCTAAATTTAATGATTTAGTTTTAAAAGAAAAACCAAATGTTTCATGGAATGATATAATAGGTTTAGAAGAAGCTAAAAAATCTATAAGAGAAAGCATAGTTTATCCTGTTAAAAGGCCAGATTTATTTCCATTAGGTTGGCCTAAAGGCATATTATTATATGGTCCTCCAGGATGTGGAAAAACACTTTTAGCAGCAGCTGTAGCATCTGAGATAGATGCTACTTTTTATTATGTTGATGCAGCTTCAATAATTTCTAAATGGCTTGGAGAATCTGAGAAAAATGTTGCTAGGCTTTTTTCTTCTGCAAGGAAATCTATTAGTAAAAATCGTCCAGCTATTATATTTATAGATGAAATAGATTCTCTTACTTCTATTCATCAAGTTGAGGTTGGTGGAGAAACTAGAGCTAGGAATCAAATTTTAAAAGAAATGGATGGTCTTTCTGAAAAATCTAAAACTGAGCATTTGTATGTTATAGGCGCTACTAATAAGCCTTGGGATTTAGATGAACCATTCATAAGAAGATTTCAAAAACGTATTTATGTCCCTTTACCAGATAAAGAAAATAGATTAGCTTTATTTAAACATTACACAAAGGATTTAGCTCTTAGTGATGATGTTGATTTCGAGGAATTAGCAATATTAACAAATGGATATAGTGGAAACGATATTCGAGATATTTGCATGAGTGTTCAAATTAAAGTTGTAAGAGAATTATTTGAAAGTGGTGCTGCTGAAAAAGGTATGAAACCTAGATTAATTAATATGTTCGATTTCTTGGAAGCTATAAAAACTAGACGTCCAAGTGTTTCTTTTGATAGTATTAAAAAATATGAAGAATGGGCTAGAAGATGGATGGCTTTATAA
- a CDS encoding 50S ribosomal protein L18e translates to MKKYKSKIKNPMKIRLYRILKEAGKKSNFWERIAEEALKPRRRKKVVNISKINRLTKSMDKVIVPGKVLGNGEINHSITLSAFEFSRKAIEKVLSANGKILTIEEMIKKNPTGKGVKIIV, encoded by the coding sequence ATGAAAAAATACAAAAGCAAAATAAAAAACCCTATGAAAATAAGATTGTATAGGATACTAAAAGAGGCTGGAAAAAAATCAAATTTTTGGGAAAGAATAGCAGAAGAAGCTTTAAAACCTAGAAGGAGAAAAAAAGTAGTAAATATATCTAAAATTAATAGACTTACTAAGTCCATGGATAAAGTAATTGTTCCAGGAAAAGTTCTTGGAAATGGGGAAATAAATCATTCAATAACTTTATCAGCTTTTGAATTTTCCAGAAAAGCTATTGAAAAAGTTTTATCTGCAAATGGAAAAATTTTAACTATTGAAGAAATGATTAAGAAAAATCCAACAGGTAAGGGTGTGAAAATAATTGTCTAA
- a CDS encoding Snf7 family protein, protein MIKFPFWKKHEEIKVLPPSPPEKKTTERISEIIMLLRIQSEKLNRTVQRLTERGKELFEKCVKASQEQDTARATVYANEVAQLRKMSRTLLRSQLSLEQVILRLETVKEFGDISKILGPAANIVQQVQGELSGVVPEVAINLSRVGDMLDNLLTEVSSVSGTVVSISAYDEEAKKILEEANEIAAQRMKNAFPELPEPYKYYENKEEGSSKKE, encoded by the coding sequence ATGATTAAATTTCCTTTTTGGAAAAAGCATGAAGAAATAAAAGTTCTTCCTCCCTCACCTCCTGAAAAGAAAACTACAGAAAGAATAAGCGAAATTATAATGCTTTTAAGAATTCAATCTGAAAAACTTAATAGAACAGTTCAAAGACTAACTGAAAGAGGAAAAGAACTTTTTGAAAAATGTGTAAAAGCAAGTCAAGAGCAAGATACTGCTAGGGCTACTGTATATGCAAATGAAGTTGCACAACTTAGAAAAATGTCTAGAACTCTTCTTAGAAGTCAACTTTCACTTGAACAAGTTATTCTTAGATTAGAAACTGTAAAGGAATTTGGAGATATAAGTAAAATTTTAGGACCTGCTGCGAATATTGTTCAGCAAGTTCAAGGAGAGCTAAGCGGAGTTGTTCCAGAAGTAGCTATTAATTTAAGTAGAGTGGGAGATATGCTAGATAATCTTTTAACAGAAGTTAGTAGTGTGTCTGGTACTGTAGTAAGTATCTCTGCATATGATGAAGAAGCTAAGAAAATACTTGAAGAGGCAAATGAAATTGCAGCTCAAAGAATGAAAAATGCTTTTCCTGAATTACCTGAACCATATAAGTATTATGAAAATAAAGAAGAAGGTTCTTCTAAAAAGGAATAA